Proteins from a single region of Patulibacter sp. SYSU D01012:
- a CDS encoding J domain-containing protein, producing the protein MATTRQDNGPDLYAVLGVDKKASADEIKKAYRKLAREYHPDRNPGDKAAEERFKQISAAHDVLSDAEKRKEYDKARAFGGLGGAFSTGGAGFDFGDSGIGDILGSVFGRAGGGGARPGGGGRATRPSQQRGRDLEADVTLSFRQSVEGAQVPLSVRTTATCDTCSGTGAKPGTSPTVCPRCHGRGVESQGQGLFSISQPCSRCQGAGTIIEDPCPTCGGEGAVHTTKRYRVNVPAGVKEGSRVRLAGKGQAGRNGGSPGDLFVITHITPSAVFERRGDDVEVTVPLSIAEAVQGADVEVPTLDGRKKLRVAPGTKHGTVQRLRGEGPPRLGAGGRGDIRYRFVIDVPKPSTDEEREAVGRLADLFPAAGREKLFAEEA; encoded by the coding sequence ATGGCAACGACACGACAGGACAACGGCCCCGACCTCTACGCGGTCCTGGGGGTCGACAAGAAGGCGTCCGCCGACGAGATCAAGAAGGCGTACCGCAAGCTCGCCCGCGAGTACCACCCGGACCGCAACCCGGGGGACAAGGCGGCCGAGGAGCGGTTCAAGCAGATCTCCGCGGCGCACGACGTCCTGTCCGACGCGGAGAAGCGCAAGGAGTACGACAAGGCCCGCGCGTTCGGCGGGCTCGGCGGCGCGTTCTCGACCGGCGGCGCCGGCTTCGACTTCGGCGACTCCGGCATCGGCGACATCTTGGGCAGCGTCTTCGGGCGGGCCGGGGGCGGCGGCGCCCGGCCGGGCGGGGGCGGGCGCGCGACGCGCCCGAGCCAGCAGCGCGGCCGCGACCTGGAGGCCGACGTCACGCTCTCGTTCCGCCAGTCGGTCGAGGGCGCGCAGGTGCCGCTGTCGGTGCGGACGACCGCCACGTGCGACACGTGCTCCGGCACGGGCGCCAAGCCGGGCACCAGCCCGACGGTCTGCCCGCGCTGCCACGGCCGCGGCGTCGAGTCGCAGGGCCAGGGACTGTTCTCGATCAGCCAGCCCTGCAGCCGCTGCCAGGGCGCCGGCACGATCATCGAGGACCCCTGCCCCACGTGCGGCGGCGAGGGCGCCGTCCACACGACGAAGCGCTACCGCGTGAACGTGCCCGCCGGCGTGAAGGAGGGCTCGCGCGTGCGGCTGGCCGGCAAGGGCCAGGCCGGGCGCAACGGCGGGTCGCCGGGCGACCTGTTCGTCATCACCCACATCACCCCGTCGGCGGTCTTCGAGCGCCGCGGCGACGACGTCGAGGTGACGGTGCCGCTCTCCATCGCCGAGGCGGTGCAGGGCGCCGACGTCGAGGTGCCGACGCTCGACGGGCGCAAGAAGCTGCGCGTCGCGCCCGGCACGAAGCACGGCACCGTCCAGCGGCTGCGCGGCGAGGGGCCGCCGCGGCTGGGCGCCGGCGGCCGCGGCGACATCCGCTACCGCTTCGTCATCGACGTGCCGAAGCCGTCGACCGACGAGGAGCGCGAGGCCGTCGGCCGGCTGGCCGACCTGTTCCCCGCCGCCGGACGCGAGAAGCTCTTCGCCGAGGAGGCGTAG
- a CDS encoding MerR family transcriptional regulator, giving the protein MGTPSDHDRDGARPRKGGRRARVTTTTTTTTTTIEVDADRGVFMISVAAELAEMHPQTLRMYEARGLIEPKRSPKGTRLYSHSDVERLRRIQQMTNELGLNLAGVERVLELEVELEREKRRYAEAAERLERLQRETVEMREQMRAEMQVEIDKLRERNALVPYHGTRTTAIVHVRRVPGAEVPMDAVPVDDDA; this is encoded by the coding sequence ATGGGCACCCCGAGCGACCACGACCGCGACGGCGCCCGCCCGCGCAAGGGCGGTCGCCGCGCGCGGGTGACGACCACCACCACGACGACCACGACGACGATCGAGGTGGACGCCGACCGCGGCGTCTTCATGATCTCCGTCGCGGCCGAGCTGGCCGAGATGCACCCGCAGACGCTGCGGATGTACGAGGCGCGCGGCCTGATCGAGCCGAAGCGCTCGCCGAAGGGCACCCGCCTGTACTCGCACAGCGACGTCGAGCGGCTGCGCCGGATCCAGCAGATGACGAACGAGCTGGGGCTCAACCTGGCCGGCGTCGAGCGGGTGCTCGAGCTCGAGGTGGAGCTCGAGCGGGAGAAGCGCCGCTACGCCGAGGCCGCCGAGCGCCTGGAGCGCCTGCAGCGCGAGACCGTCGAGATGCGCGAGCAGATGCGCGCCGAGATGCAGGTCGAGATCGACAAGCTCCGCGAGCGCAACGCGCTCGTCCCGTACCACGGCACCCGCACGACGGCGATCGTGCACGTGCGCCGCGTCCCCGGCGCCGAAGTGCCGATGGACGCCGTCCCCGTCGACGACGACGCCTGA